The Chitinophaga sp. H8 region CTGGAATTTTTCCCACTTGTTTGCTCCGGTGATGAAAATAGTAGCCTCTGCGATGTCGGGTGCGGCGCCTTTTCCTTTCAGATAGTAGTTAAAGAAGGGCACTTCTATATTATCCGCATACCAGGTAGAAGTGTTGTCACCGAAACGTACATTACCCAGATGGGTACCGTCATTAGCAGCCCATTGTCCATGATACCAGGGGCCCATTACAATGTGGTTATTGGCGCCGGGATTTTGTTTTTCGATGGCCTGGTACGTTTGCCATGCCCCAAAGCAATCTTCTGCATCAAATACGCCGCCTACTTCCAGCATCACCGGTTTGATGTTTTTGAGATGAGGACGTACATTACGTGCCTGCCACCAGGCATCATAAGTAGGATGGGCATACAAGTCCTTCCAGAAAGCAACGGAGTCGCCCATCAGGACAGAAAAGTTTTTTAAGGCGCCTGTTTCCAGGTAAAATTTGTAGTTGTCTTTGGTGTAATATTTAAATGCGGGCGGACTTACCTGTGTGGGCCGTGGATGTGGATAACCAAATGCGGTGTAGAAAGAAAAAGCATCTGCCAGCATAAAGGCACCGTTGTGGTGAAAATCATCTCCGATAAACCAGTCGCTGATGGGGGCCTGCGGACTTACCGCTTTTAATGCGGGATGATTACTTAATGCGGCCATGGTAGAATAGAAACCGGGATAGGAGATACCAAATACCCCCACATTACCATTGTTGCCGGGAAGATTTTTTACCAGCCAGTCAATGGTATCATAACTGTCGCTGGCTTCATCAATATCTTTTTTGCCCTTTTTATCAGGGTTAAAAGGCCGTACATTCACAAAGGTGCCCTCACTCATCCATTGTCCTCTTACATCCTGTATTACCATGATATAACCTTCCCGCAGATACTGATTATAATGATTGCGGTATAACGGACGGAAATCAGTTGCTCCGTAAGGAGCACAGGAATAAGGGGTGCGTGTCATTAAAATGGGATGTTTCACAGCATTATCCTTGGGCAGATAAATGGAGGTGAAGAGCTTTACGCCATCGCGCATCGTAATGTAAACTTCTTTTTTCGTGTAGTTTTGGTACATCCAGAGGGAATCCTGATTGATGGCTTTTGCAATAGTTGGAAATGCAAACAGCACAGCATAGGCCAATAGCAGCCACTTTCTCATATGTGGTAAGTTTAGATAGGGCGGTAAATTACTGAATATTTCAGATTCCGGGTGACGGTTTTACACGGGTGGCAGCAGCTACAGCAGTGATTCCCGGACCTTTTTAGGAAGAGAGGCTACTACCAGGTCGTACGATTTTCTGATCCACTCATATAGCAGCTTATTAGCAATACCGGCTTCCATACTCACAGTATTCCAGTGTTTTTTGTTCATATGATACCCAGGTGTCACCCCTTCATATCTTTCCCGTAATTCCACTGCTTCTTCTGGATCGCATTTTAGATTGACACTCTCAAAGTTGTCAATATCTGTCAGGGCAAATATCTTTCCCATCACTTTATATACCAGGGTTTGTTCTCCGAAGGGAAATTCTTCTGTTACACCGGCCAGCGACAGGCAATAGTCGCGGAATTGTTCAATATTCATATAGTGTTGTTTTAAAGGGTTATCAGGCCTGGGTTATTCATACCCATATGATTGTTGATCTTTCAAAGTTAAGCAGGATTTTACGGAAATTATTTACGGACGAACCAAAAATAAGGAGCGCATCGTTTAAAGATATCCGGATAGAAAGAAGGGCCGACCAAAATTAATGGTCAGCCCTTTTATAAGATTCCCCCACAGGAAGGAGGATGTTAAGCATCCGGTTTATTATACGTTCGCTTCCGCTTCTTTTTCTTTGGTTTCCTCTTCTTTAGGAGCTGGAATGATAATCGAGGCCAGCATAGAGATCACCAATACGCCACCTACAATGCCTAAAGACACTGGAGAAGAGATATGGAAGAATGGCGCAATCACCATTTTGATACCGATGAAGCTAAGAATAATGGCCAGGCCATATTTCAGCAAGCGGAACATGTAGATGAAGTTGGCCAGCAGGAAGTACAAAGCACGCAATCCTAATATCGCAAAGATATTGGAAGTGTACAGAATGAACGGATCGTCGGGAGCAATAGCGAAGATAGCAGGGATGGAATCTACGGCAAACAGTACGTCTGTAAACTCGATTACACCCACTACCACCAGCAGGGGAGTAGCCAGCTTAACGCCATTTTCAATGGTAAAGAATTTATCACCATCAAATTCCTTACTTACCTTAAACATT contains the following coding sequences:
- a CDS encoding CocE/NonD family hydrolase, with product MRKWLLLAYAVLFAFPTIAKAINQDSLWMYQNYTKKEVYITMRDGVKLFTSIYLPKDNAVKHPILMTRTPYSCAPYGATDFRPLYRNHYNQYLREGYIMVIQDVRGQWMSEGTFVNVRPFNPDKKGKKDIDEASDSYDTIDWLVKNLPGNNGNVGVFGISYPGFYSTMAALSNHPALKAVSPQAPISDWFIGDDFHHNGAFMLADAFSFYTAFGYPHPRPTQVSPPAFKYYTKDNYKFYLETGALKNFSVLMGDSVAFWKDLYAHPTYDAWWQARNVRPHLKNIKPVMLEVGGVFDAEDCFGAWQTYQAIEKQNPGANNHIVMGPWYHGQWAANDGTHLGNVRFGDNTSTWYADNIEVPFFNYYLKGKGAAPDIAEATIFITGANKWEKFQQWPPAGMTPTPLYLQANGKLDFTKPITANSFSEYVSDPAKPVPYTADVHSGRTINYMTDDQRFAARRPDVLVFETPTLPQDITLAGPVVADLQVSISSTDADFIVKVIDVFPDDFKYEEDAPAEHRRVPSVTYPMGGYQMLVRGEIMRGKFRNSFEKPEAFEPGQPATVKFTLPDIAHTFQKGHKIMIQVQSSWFPLADRNPQKFTDIYTADDKDYQKATIRILHDAGHPSNILLPVLNVK
- a CDS encoding MmcQ/YjbR family DNA-binding protein; this translates as MNIEQFRDYCLSLAGVTEEFPFGEQTLVYKVMGKIFALTDIDNFESVNLKCDPEEAVELRERYEGVTPGYHMNKKHWNTVSMEAGIANKLLYEWIRKSYDLVVASLPKKVRESLL